A single region of the bacterium genome encodes:
- a CDS encoding DNA-directed RNA polymerase subunit alpha: MHKVWRDLIRPKKLVVEKGAQQNYARFIAEPLERGFGQTLGNSLRRVLLSTLPGAAITSARFEGVNHEFSTIAGVKEDVTDIVLNLKQVRLRMHTDSVETLRISKTGEGTVTAADIEAPPAVEILNKDLHLASLSKDAAIEAELTCQIGRGYAAVEQQRGPDDEYPIGTILMDALYSPVLKCSYQVTNARVGQRTDFDRLILEVLTDGSITPEDAVAVAAKVVKEQLTVFINFEEEFEDYDDYAEEVDEDVETNENLYRRVDELDLSVRAANCLKNAGIRYIGEFVQKTEAEMLKTKNFGRKSLNEIKEVLAEMGLSLGMKLRSWRPPDEDAEQAEI, translated from the coding sequence ATGCACAAGGTTTGGCGCGACCTGATTCGACCGAAAAAACTTGTTGTCGAGAAGGGGGCGCAGCAAAATTACGCCCGCTTCATCGCCGAGCCGCTGGAACGCGGCTTCGGACAGACGCTTGGCAATTCATTGCGGCGTGTCCTTTTATCCACGCTCCCCGGCGCCGCCATCACCTCGGCGCGCTTCGAGGGCGTCAACCACGAGTTCTCCACGATCGCCGGCGTCAAGGAAGACGTCACCGACATCGTGTTGAACCTCAAGCAGGTCCGGCTGAGGATGCACACCGACTCGGTCGAGACGCTGCGCATCAGCAAAACCGGCGAAGGCACGGTCACGGCCGCGGACATCGAGGCGCCGCCCGCGGTGGAGATCCTGAACAAGGATCTGCACCTGGCGTCGTTGTCGAAGGACGCCGCCATCGAGGCGGAGTTGACCTGCCAGATCGGCCGCGGCTACGCGGCGGTCGAGCAGCAGCGCGGCCCGGACGACGAGTATCCCATCGGCACGATCCTCATGGATGCGCTCTACTCGCCGGTCCTGAAATGCAGCTACCAGGTCACGAACGCGCGCGTCGGGCAGCGCACCGACTTTGACCGCCTCATCCTCGAGGTGCTCACGGACGGTTCGATCACGCCCGAGGACGCGGTCGCGGTGGCGGCGAAGGTCGTCAAGGAGCAGCTCACGGTCTTCATCAACTTCGAGGAAGAGTTCGAGGACTACGACGACTACGCCGAGGAAGTCGACGAAGACGTGGAGACGAACGAAAATCTCTACCGCCGCGTCGACGAACTCGACCTGTCCGTGCGCGCCGCGAACTGCCTGAAGAACGCGGGTATCCGCTACATCGGCGAGTTCGTGCAAAAGACCGAGGCCGAGATGCTCAAGACCAAGAACTTCGGCCGCAAGTCGCTGAACGAAATCAAGGAAGTGCTCGCCGAGATGGGTCTTTCGCTCGGAATGAAACTTCGAAGCTGGCGGCCCCCGGACGAAGACGCCGAGCAGGCCGAAATCTGA
- the rpmJ gene encoding 50S ribosomal protein L36, producing the protein MKVQASVKRRCSKCKIIRRKGVVIVICSIKKHRQRQG; encoded by the coding sequence ATGAAGGTTCAGGCATCGGTCAAGAGGCGCTGTTCCAAGTGCAAGATCATCCGCCGCAAGGGCGTGGTGATTGTGATTTGTTCCATCAAGAAGCATCGCCAGCGTCAAGGCTGA
- a CDS encoding TlpA family protein disulfide reductase yields MNANAPTPPSANPASNKKLLAVFLVFAALLYVLIFGWDCGGPAGLSVMGERVEAKGFTLPDMSGKPVSLADLRGKVVFLNFWATWCAPCRREMPDIQRLYRKMDPEQFAIVTVSVDSGGREDVARFFRSRQLEVPALLDPENKVARIYGVTGFPETFLIDKQGKLVERFIGPRNWLSDSFMERYRELIGE; encoded by the coding sequence ATGAACGCCAACGCGCCCACCCCGCCATCCGCCAATCCTGCGAGCAACAAAAAGCTGCTCGCCGTGTTTCTCGTATTCGCCGCGCTGCTCTACGTGCTCATCTTCGGATGGGACTGCGGCGGACCGGCGGGCCTGTCGGTGATGGGCGAGCGCGTCGAGGCCAAGGGATTCACGCTGCCCGACATGTCGGGAAAGCCGGTGTCGCTGGCGGACCTGCGCGGCAAGGTCGTCTTCCTGAATTTCTGGGCGACGTGGTGCGCGCCGTGCCGCCGCGAGATGCCGGACATCCAGCGCCTCTACCGAAAGATGGACCCGGAGCAGTTCGCCATCGTCACCGTGTCGGTTGACAGCGGCGGGCGCGAGGACGTGGCGCGATTTTTCCGTTCGCGCCAGCTTGAGGTTCCCGCGCTGCTCGATCCGGAAAACAAGGTGGCGCGGATCTACGGCGTGACTGGATTTCCCGAGACATTCCTCATCGACAAGCAAGGCAAGCTCGTCGAGCGCTTCATCGGCCCGCGCAATTGGCTCTCCGATTCGTTCATGGAACGCTATCGCGAACTCATCGGAGAGTAG
- the rpsM gene encoding 30S ribosomal protein S13: MPRIAGVDIPNDKRVIVALTYIYGIGATTARRIVTAAGIDENVRAGQLTDAEIAQLRRAIDDLAKVEGDLRKEVSMNIKRFMDMGSYRGLRHRRGLPVHGQRTHTNARTRKGPKRGTIKKKVK, from the coding sequence ATGCCGCGTATCGCGGGTGTGGATATTCCGAACGACAAGCGCGTCATCGTCGCGCTGACGTACATCTACGGCATCGGCGCCACGACCGCGCGCCGCATCGTGACGGCCGCGGGCATCGACGAGAACGTCCGGGCCGGCCAGTTGACGGACGCCGAGATCGCGCAGCTTCGCCGGGCGATCGACGATCTCGCCAAGGTGGAAGGCGACTTGCGCAAAGAGGTGTCCATGAACATCAAGCGTTTCATGGATATGGGTTCCTACCGCGGGCTTCGCCACCGCCGCGGCCTGCCCGTGCACGGCCAGCGTACGCACACCAACGCGCGCACGCGAAAAGGTCCCAAGCGCGGCACCATCAAGAAGAAAGTGAAGTAA
- the rpsD gene encoding 30S ribosomal protein S4: MARYIDSVCRLCRREDEKLFLKAERCYTEKCAIERRKYAPGQHGQRRKGKVSNYGVQLREKQKARRIYGVMERQFRLYFERADRMRGVTGENLLQLLERRLDNVCFRLGFGGSRNEARQFVNHGHVLVDGKKVDIASYIVKPGQTVSVREKSRKVQRINESLEAAQRRGVPNWLALEPAAFTGTVNAVPASDDLESTINAQLIVELYSK; encoded by the coding sequence TTGGCCCGCTATATCGATTCGGTCTGCCGGCTCTGCCGCCGCGAGGACGAGAAACTCTTCCTCAAGGCCGAGCGCTGCTATACGGAAAAGTGCGCCATCGAACGGCGCAAGTACGCCCCCGGCCAGCACGGCCAAAGGCGCAAGGGCAAGGTGTCCAACTACGGCGTCCAGCTTCGCGAGAAGCAAAAGGCCCGCCGTATTTACGGCGTCATGGAAAGGCAGTTCCGCCTGTATTTCGAACGCGCCGACCGCATGCGCGGCGTCACGGGCGAAAACCTGCTGCAACTGCTCGAACGGCGTCTCGACAATGTGTGCTTCCGCCTCGGTTTCGGCGGCAGCCGCAACGAGGCGCGCCAGTTCGTGAACCACGGGCACGTGCTTGTCGACGGCAAGAAGGTTGACATCGCGAGCTACATCGTCAAGCCGGGACAGACCGTCTCGGTGCGCGAGAAGAGCCGGAAGGTGCAACGCATCAACGAGTCGCTCGAGGCGGCCCAGCGGCGCGGCGTTCCCAACTGGCTCGCGCTCGAACCGGCCGCGTTCACCGGCACGGTGAATGCCGTGCCGGCGAGCGACGACCTCGAATCCACGATCAACGCGCAGCTCATCGTCGAGCTGTATTCGAAATAA
- the rplQ gene encoding 50S ribosomal protein L17 — MRHRKDFRKLSRSSSHRRALFRNMATSLILHGRIQTTEAKAKELRRVADRLVTIGKRYKSIGDAGGEDKEVASQRLHVHRRMLGYLKDKKAIEILFTDLAARFENRPGGYTRVVKLGFRQGDAAPLAFIEFIPEEVKEKETKSKRRRRRRKDKGEDEMAAAPVSGAKGAKAKAAPVPVEDAPGETAVEAPDEDAAEEVGEDENKED, encoded by the coding sequence ATGAGACACCGGAAAGATTTTCGCAAGCTTTCGCGCTCGAGCAGCCATCGCCGCGCGTTGTTTCGCAATATGGCGACAAGCCTCATCCTTCACGGGCGCATCCAGACGACCGAGGCCAAGGCCAAGGAGCTGCGCCGCGTCGCGGACCGCCTCGTCACGATCGGCAAGCGCTACAAGTCGATCGGCGACGCCGGCGGCGAGGACAAAGAGGTCGCGTCCCAGCGCCTGCACGTCCATCGGCGCATGCTCGGCTACCTCAAGGACAAAAAGGCGATCGAGATTCTTTTTACGGATCTCGCCGCGCGCTTCGAGAATCGTCCCGGCGGCTACACCCGGGTCGTGAAGCTCGGCTTCCGTCAGGGCGACGCCGCGCCGTTGGCCTTCATCGAGTTCATCCCCGAGGAAGTCAAGGAGAAGGAAACGAAGAGCAAGCGCCGCCGGCGCCGCCGCAAGGACAAGGGCGAGGACGAGATGGCCGCTGCTCCGGTCTCCGGCGCCAAGGGCGCCAAGGCCAAAGCCGCGCCCGTGCCCGTGGAAGATGCGCCCGGGGAAACCGCGGTGGAAGCTCCGGACGAGGATGCCGCGGAAGAAGTCGGCGAAGACGAAAACAAGGAAGACTGA
- the rpsK gene encoding 30S ribosomal protein S11, protein MAKVRRGGAKVVKKNIPSGVAHIQATFNNTIITITDLSGNTICWSSAGSSGFKGSRKSTPYAAQVAAEECAKKAKEHGVKQISVLVKGPGSGRDAALRSLLAGGFKVNVIKDVTPIMHNGCRPPKRRRV, encoded by the coding sequence ATGGCCAAGGTCAGGCGAGGCGGCGCGAAGGTCGTCAAGAAGAACATCCCGTCGGGCGTCGCCCACATTCAGGCGACGTTCAACAATACGATCATCACGATCACCGATCTTTCGGGAAACACCATCTGCTGGTCCTCGGCCGGCAGCTCCGGCTTCAAGGGCAGCCGCAAGTCGACGCCCTACGCCGCGCAGGTCGCCGCGGAGGAGTGCGCGAAAAAGGCCAAGGAGCACGGTGTCAAACAGATTTCCGTTCTGGTCAAGGGACCGGGTTCCGGCCGCGACGCCGCGCTTCGCTCGCTGCTCGCCGGCGGTTTCAAGGTGAATGTGATCAAGGACGTGACGCCCATCATGCACAACGGATGCCGCCCGCCGAAGCGGCGTCGCGTCTGA